The genomic DNA GCTTTACCATGCGATGGATGAGTTCCTCGACTATTTTTTGTTCCTGATTGCTGAATACAAGCATTGCTATGAAAAGCAAAGGAGTGATCAGCATAAGTGCTTTGACAGGACATCACGGTGACTTACCATGAAAGTTGCCATCGCCGACATGACCAGCAATGCCGCCGACCACACCAGATTTGTTGATGTCCTCTCTTGTTTCCTCGATGATATCAGGTAGCCGACTGATAGGGACAGCAACATCGGTGGTCCACACGCGATCAGAAGGGTCCTTTTTCCTTTGGACAATACTGTCCAGGACCGACTTCCTCGTGCCCCACAGTTTGTCGACCTCGTCAGGATCGCGAGCAAATTGGAAGGTTTtgactttttctctttcgGCAAGATCTTTGATCATGGAGATCTGCTCCTGGGTCCCGGAGGGAGTGCCCGAAAATTTGAAGAACAACGTTGGAAATTCTTCAAAAGGGTGACTGGTCAGTCCGCTGGCGTTGATGGTCTCCATTTGGACGTCATCGAGGAGTTCAACAGCCGCGATATGCACTCCCTTTCTCACTACTGCTGAAGCACAACCAGCTGCGCTGTGGATGGATGGGAAGGACGCCACAGCCACGGTCTGATTCTCGGGATAATTGGTTAGTTTCAGGGTGGCTTCAGTGACAAGGCCTAGGGTGCCTTCGTTGCCGATGAAAGTTTTGGTCAAGTCATATCCTGCGCTGGATTTGCGAGGTCGCTGCCTCGTTTTTATGACCGTGCCATCCGCGAGAACTATCACCAAGGAAAGCACCCATTCGCGCATGGTGCCATAGTAGTATGCATTGGTTCCAGAGCAGCCAGTAGCGACCATACCTCCAACCTTCGCGCCGCGCCCCGGATCGGGAGGGAAGAAAAGCCCGGTTTGCGCGAGTTCTTCGTTCAATGCCTCCC from Aspergillus chevalieri M1 DNA, chromosome 1, nearly complete sequence includes the following:
- the DLD1_1 gene encoding FAD-binding oxidoreductase (COG:C;~EggNog:ENOG410PGHW;~InterPro:IPR016171,IPR006094,IPR036318,IPR004113, IPR016164,IPR016166;~PFAM:PF02913,PF01565;~go_function: GO:0003824 - catalytic activity [Evidence IEA];~go_function: GO:0016491 - oxidoreductase activity [Evidence IEA];~go_function: GO:0050660 - flavin adenine dinucleotide binding [Evidence IEA];~go_function: GO:0071949 - FAD binding [Evidence IEA];~go_process: GO:0055114 - oxidation-reduction process [Evidence IEA]); the protein is MTKPPSHDKSPENLKAALTEFIEILGQDNVMTDHEIMKSYAGSDWSSYAPKENEVPAIVLTPGSTEDVSRIMKVCHKRVIPVTAYAGGTSLEGHFAATKGGVSIDFQRMDQIVALHKDDLDVVVQPGVEWEALNEELAQTGLFFPPDPGRGAKVGGMVATGCSGTNAYYYGTMREWVLSLVIVLADGTVIKTRQRPRKSSAGYDLTKTFIGNEGTLGLVTEATLKLTNYPENQTVAVASFPSIHSAAGCASAVVRKGVHIAAVELLDDVQMETINASGLTSHPFEEFPTLFFKFSGTPSGTQEQISMIKDLAEREKVKTFQFARDPDEVDKLWGTRKSVLDSIVQRKKDPSDRVWTTDVAVPISRLPDIIEETREDINKSGVVGGIAGHVGDGNFHAMLVFSNQEQKIVEELIHRMVKRAIEMEGTCTGEHGIGLVKRDYLPHEVGESTVDAMRKMKQAFDPLCLLNCDKVIRMQVPKREEVSEW